In Populus trichocarpa isolate Nisqually-1 chromosome 12, P.trichocarpa_v4.1, whole genome shotgun sequence, a genomic segment contains:
- the LOC18103829 gene encoding phosphoribosylglycinamide formyltransferase, chloroplastic codes for MEAQNLLSGFFPNYKIPLTRTSKKPFSCSLPSNPSFHSLLQSHNCVSFKTHYSPCFKGSLKKIFFCVNASENAVLEEKDYKRPQVVKRKKLAVFVSGGGSNFKSIHDACFEGLVHGDIVVLVTNKPDCGGAEYAKNKEIPVVLFPRTKDATDGLSPSDLVAALRSLEVDFILLAGYLKLIPAELIRAYPRSILNIHPSLLPAFGGKGYYGMKVHKAVIASGARYSGPTIHFVDEHYDTGRILAQRVVPVLANDTAEELAARVLHEEHQLYVEVTAALCEERLIWREDGVPLIQNRGNPNEYS; via the exons ATGGAAGCTCAAAATTTGCTTTCTGGGTTTTTCCCAAACTACAAAATTCCATTAACCCGGACCTCTAAAAAACCCTTCTCTTGTTCTTTACCATCAAACCCTTCTTTTCACTCTTTGCTTCAATCCCACAATTGCGTCTCCTTCAAAACACACTATTCACCATGCTTTAAAGGGTCTTtgaagaagatatttttttgtgtaaatgCTTCAGAAAATGCTGTTCTTGAAGAGAAAGATTACAAGAGGCCCCAGGTTGTTAAAAGGAAGAAGCTAGCTGTTTTCGTCTCTGGTGGTGGTTCAAACTTTAAGTCTATTCATGATGCTTGCTTCGAGGGGTTAGTTCATGGAGATATTGTTGTTTTGGTTACGAATAAACCTg ATTGTGGAGGTGCAGAGTATGCAAAAAATAAGGAAATCCCTGTTGTTCTGTTTCCTCGAACAAAAGATGCTACTGATGGGTTATCTCCTAGTGACCTTGTTGCAGCTCTTAG GAGTCTTGAGGTTGACTTTATTCTTCTGGCTGGATATCTCAAACTTATACCAGCTGAGTTGATCCGAGCATATCCCCGATCCATATTGAACATCCATCCATCACTGCTTCCAGCTTTCGGTGGCAAAGGTTATTATGGTATGAAGGTGCATAAAGCAGTCATTGCTTCAGGAGCCAG ATACTCAGGGCCAACCATCCACTTTGTTGATGAGCATTATGACACGGGGCGTATCCTGGCTCAAAGAGTTGTACCTGTGCTTGCAAATGACACTGCAGAGGAGCTAGCTGCAAGGGTACTCCATGAG GAGCATCAGTTATATGTGGAGGTAACGGCTGCATTATGTGAAGAACGTTTAATTTGGAGGGAAGATGGTGTCCCTCTCATCCAAAATAGGGGAAACCCCAATGAATACAGCTAA
- the LOC18103830 gene encoding gamma-interferon-responsive lysosomal thiol protein: protein MGSSPLLSFLVLTLMFLFVTPSHSSEYDAAQEPAPPFTSRKISRNSEKVTMSLYYESLCPYCSSFIVGPLAQVLETDLMTILNLRLVPWGNAILDSNSTIECQHGEDECYLNIIHTCAINLWPDLKKHFNFIKCIEKQYKAPDRNGAEESWEVCSGKLRLSTQSIKKCYDSGHGKKLVLQNGKETDHLRPPHEYVPWVVVDDTPLLDDYVNFIHYVCKAYKGKSLPKTCSSHPNTSINKDTSLQSACHSSEAMSGDSSGKHQMKMEPLA from the exons ATGGGCTCTTCTCCATTACTCTCTTTCCTTGTTCTCACTCTGATGTTCTTGTTCGTCACCCCTTCCCATTCTTCGGAGTACGATGCTGCTCAGGAACCAGCGCCTCCCTTTACGTCCAGGAAAATCTCTCGCAATTCTGAGAAAGTTACAATGTCTTTATATTATGAATCTCTTTGTCCATATTGCAGCAGTTTCATTGTAGGTCCCCTAGCTCAGGTCCTGGAGACTGATCTCATGACCATTCTCAATCTCAGACTGGTTCCATGGGGAAATGCTATTCTAGACTCCAACAGTACCATTGAGTGTCAG CATGGGGAAGATGAATGCTATCTGAACATCATACATACTTGTGCCATCAACCTCTGGCCTGATTTG AAGAAgcacttcaatttcatcaagtgTATCGAAAAGCAATATAAAGCTCCTGATAGAAATGGAGCAGAAGAATCCTGGGAAGTATGTTCTGGTAAATTGAGACTGTCTACACAATCCATTAAGAAATGCTATGACAGTGGACATGGAAAAAAG CTTGTCCtacaaaatggaaaagaaacagATCATCTCAGACCGCCTCACGAATACGTGCCATGGGTGGTTGTAGATGATACACCTCTCCTCGAT gaCTATGTGAATTTCATTCACTATGTTTGCAAGGCATACAAAGGCAAGTCTTTGCCCAAGACTTGCAGTTCACATCCCAACACCTCAATTAACAAGGACACCTCACTCCAATCAGCCTGTCATTCAAGTGAAGCAATGTCAGGTGACAGTTCAGGGAAGCACCAGATGAAGATGGAACCCCTTGCATGA
- the LOC7484337 gene encoding uncharacterized protein LOC7484337: MKFRQKYQLGDLRPSPRPFHCSPSRALLWLCFSISLLYNLYILNLLDYSMTPNNIKHFNKPYILSIEEHKKAENTSLHHLVFGIAGSSHTWSERQKCIQLWWRPDEMRGAVWLDQIVKNGTNDHLVPQIKISSNTSPFKYENPIGDRSAIRLTRIVSETLKLSMKDVRWFVMGDDDTLFFPDNLVKVLSKYDHNQYYYIGSTSESHKQNIVYNYGMAYGGGGFAISYPLAKALAKMQDRCIERYPGLYGSDDRIHACMSELGVPLTNERGFHQNDFYGNIFGILAAHPITPLVSLHHYKVTNAIFPRMDKLEALEKLRVPAKLDSAALMQQSICYDAARNWTISVSWGYAVQIIRGILHPREIEMIARTFYSWYQTVEREGFIFNNRPYYEHVCQKPFVHFFSNATYNSSTDQTLSEYIRHDHRYPRCDWKMADPLPIARVEVLKRPDPYVWDRAPRRNCCRILPTEKNDTLVVDVGECREGESIEVR, from the exons ATGAAGTTCAGGCAAAAATACCAACTTGGTGATCTAAGACCTTCACCCAGGCCCTTCCATTGCTCTCCTTCAAGAGCACTTCTATGGCTTTGCTTCTCAATTTCTCTTCTCTACAACCTTTACATCTTGAATTTACTAGATTATTCAATGACTCCTAACAACATTAAACACTTTAATAAACCTTACATCCTCAGCATCGAAGAACATAAGAAAGCAGAAAATACAAGTCTTCATCACCTAGTTTTTGGCATTGCTGGATCTTCTCATACATGGAGCGAGAGGCAAAAGTGTATTCAGTTATGGTGGAGACCTGATGAGATGAGGGGTGCAGTTTGGTTAGATCAGATAGTGAAAAATGGTACAAACGATCATCTTGTGCCCCAAATAAAAATCTCCAGTAACACATCACCTTTCAAGTATGAAAATCCTATTGGCGACAGGTCTGCGATACGGTTGACAAGGATAGTGTCAGAGACCTTGAAGCTAAGCATGAAGGATGTGAGGTGGTTTGTGATGGGAGACGATGATACACTATTTTTTCCTGATAATTTGGTTAAGGTCTTATCAAAGTACGACCATAATCAGTATTATTATATAGGGAGCACATCAGAGAGTCACAAGCAGAATATAGTCTACAATTATGGTATGGCTTATGGTGGTGGTGGATTTGCTATAAGTTATCCTCTAGCAAAGGCTTTAGCAAAGATGCAAGATAGATGTATTGAGAGATATCCAGGTTTATATGGATCTGATGACAGGATTCATGCTTGTATGTCTGAGCTTGGTGTCCCTCTCACCAATGAACGAGGGTTTCATCAG AATGATTTCTACGGCAACATATTTGGCATCCTTGCAGCTCATCCTATCACCCCTTTAGTCTCCCTCCACCACTACAAAGTGACTAATGCAATATTTCCGCGCATGGATAAGTTAGAAGCCCTGGAAAAGCTTAGAGTTCCGGCCAAACTAGACTCTGCTGCACTCATGCAACAATCCATTTGCTACGACGCAGCACGAAATTGGACTATATCGGTATCTTGGGGCTATGCAGTTCAAATAATTCGGGGCATACTTCATCCACGAGAAATAGAAATGATAGCGAGGACAttttacagttggtatcagacaGTTGAACGTGAAGGTTTCATATTCAACAACCGCCCCTATTACGAGCACGTATGTCAGAAGCCATTTGtgcatttcttttctaatgCAACGTACAACAGCAGTACAGATCAGACACTCAGTGAATACATCAGGCATGATCATCGGTACCCACGTTGTGATTGGAAAATGGCCGATCCTTTGCCAATAGCTCGAGTGGAGGTTCTAAAGAGACCTGACCCTTATGTATGGGATAGG GCTCCTAGAAGAAACTGTTGCAGGATCTTACCCACGGAGAAAAATGACACTTTGGTAGTCGATGTCGGAGAATGCAGAGAAGGTGAATCCATTGAAGTACGGTGA
- the LOC18103831 gene encoding LOW QUALITY PROTEIN: protein MEI2-like 4 (The sequence of the model RefSeq protein was modified relative to this genomic sequence to represent the inferred CDS: inserted 2 bases in 1 codon), translating to MPFEVMDHRGSTTASSHYFEDIHLPAERQIGFWNPNTMPDHQGGPLPMHYAELSQSILDRDKKEKSLISEQGANMCEHAWSSMDHHPKSWSSLSLQPASYSKGRSRADISAAQWENSLFSSSFSEIFSRKLRFSGNDIHSHQPAKTITSSNGEEEPFESLEELEAKTIGNLLPPEDNMFSGVTTELGHDAQNNNLDDLEDFDLFSSGGGMELEGEGGQGNSGLLGGVPNGQGDSNGSTVVGHPSRTLFVRNINSNVEDSELKAIFEQFGDIRTLYTACKHRGFVMVSYYDIRAARNAMNALQNKPLRCRKLDIHYSIPKDNPSEKDMNQGTIVVFNLDSSISIDELHQIFGVYGEIKEIRESPQRHNDKFIEYYDIRDADAALSALNRSDIAGKQIKVESSLPGGTRRYTSKMLLAAIDDQCRGTYDFIYLPIDFKNKCNVGYAFINMIDPQQIIPFHKAFNGKKWEKFNSEKVASLXYARIQGKAALIAHFQNSSLMNEDKRCRPILFHTDGPNAGDPEPFPMGTHIRSRLGKPQSTGNEENHHSGSPSTLANEEDSPNGIHSPAGSDYVVFFGQDTNSNPVRV from the exons ATGCCGTTTGAAGTTATGGATCATAGGGGTAGTACTACGGCATCTTCTCACTATTTCGAGGACATTCATTTGCCTGCTGAG AGACAAATTGGGTTTTGGAATCCGAATACAATGCCTGATCACCAAG GCGGGCCACTACCAATGCATTATGCAGAGTTATCACAGTCAATCCTAGACagagataaaaaagagaagTCACTCATTAGTGAACAAGGAGCTAATATGTGCGAGCATGCATGGAGTTCTATGGATCATCATCCAAAATCCTGGTCAAGTTTGTCATTGCAACCTGCATCTTATAGCAAGGGGAGAAGTAGGGCTGATATCAGTGCGGCCCAGTGGGAAAACAGTCTCTTCTCAAGCTCATTTTCTGAAATATTCAGCAGAAAGT TGAGGTTTTCAGGAAATGACATTCATTCTCATCAACCTGCTAAAACCATTACTTCCTCCAACGGGGAAGAAGAGCCCTTTGAATCTCTTGAAGAACTTGAGGCGAAAACTATTGGAAATCTCCTCCCTCCTGAAGATAACATGTTTTCTGGAGTGACTACTGAGTTGGGGCATGATGCTCAGAACAATAACTTGGATGATCTAGAAGATTTTGACCTGTTCAGCAGTGGCGGAGGCATGGAATTAGAAGGGGAAGGGGGCCAAGGAAATTCAGGTCTCCTTGGGGGAGTTCCCAATGGTCAAGGGGACTCTAATGGTTCAACTGTTGTTGGACATCCCTCTAGAACGCTTTTTGTCAGAAACATCAATAGCAATGTTGAAGATTCTGAATTGAAGGCTATTTTTGAG CAATTTGGAGATATCCGAACTCTTTATACAGCGTGCAAGCACCGTGGCTTTGTAATGGTTTCTTATTATGATATAAGAGCAGCTCGAAATGCAATGAATGCGCTTCAAAATAAACCATTGAGGTGTAGGAAACTTGACATTCACTATTCAATTCCAAAA GACAATCCATCAGAGAAAGATATGAACCAGGGCACTATAGTGGTCTTCAACCTTGATTCCTCTATTTCAATTGATGAGCTTCACCAAATATTTGGTGTTTATGGGGAAATTAAAGAG ATCCGTGAATCCCCACAAAGGCATAATGATAAATTCATAGAGTATTATGACATTAGGGATGCAGATGCCGCCCTTTCTGCACTAAATAGGAGTGACATTGCTGGCAAGCAGATCAAGGTTGAATCAAGTCTCCCAGGGGGCACTAGAAG ATATACTTCAAAGATGCTTCTGGCTGCAATTGATGATCAATGCCGAGGAACCtatgattttatttacttaCCAATTGACTTCAAG AACAAATGCAATGTGGGCTATGCATTCATCAACATGATTGATCCTCAACAGATCATTCCATTCCATAAG GCGTTCAATGGCAAAAAGTGGGAGAAGTTCAATAGTGAAAAAGTAGCATCTCT GTATGCTCGGATTCAGGGAAAAGCTGCTCTTATTGCGCATTTCCAGAATTCAAGCTTGATGAATGAGGATAAACGTTGTCGTCCTATACTCTTTCATACTGATGGTCCGAACGCTGGTGATCCG GAACCATTCCCTATGGGTACTCATATTCGATCCAGGTTGGGTAAACCTCAATCCACTGGCAACGAGGAGAACCACCATAGTGGGAGCCCGTCCACTTTGGCAAATGAAGAGGACTCTCCGAATGGAATACACTCTCCCGCGGGTTCTGATTATGTGGTTTTCTTTGGCCAAGACACTAACTCAAACCCTGTACGGGTGTAA
- the LOC7484339 gene encoding pentatricopeptide repeat-containing protein At2g34400 yields MLCLLCPETVANAALVICFGSVSKVEFHKTMLKTRPTSFLPPYHLPLSNLNFQTQKEHHQTLTEKLLSLIKQCKSKNLLKQIHAQMLINSIPKPNFLLSKIIDLKDLAYASLVFNQLTKPNIYAFNVMLRGLATTWKKYDFCVELYYKLKSLGLKANNFTYPFLFIACGNVRGLVHGKIGHCLVFKAGLDGDEYVNHSLITMYARCGEMGFARKVFDEMGDRDLVSWNSMISGYSKMGFTKEAIGLFMEMREEGFEPDEMTLVSVLGACGDLGDLGLGRWVEGFVLEKKMEVNSYMGSALIDMYGKCGDLISARRVFDSMPNKDVVTWNAIITGYAQNGASNEAIVLFNGMREAGPHPDRVTMIEVLSACSTIGALDLGKWVETHASEKGLQHDVYVASALIDMYAKCGSLDDAVRVFESMPHKNEVSWNAMISALAFHGQAQEALSLFRRMSKDNGTVQPNDITFIGVLSACVHAGLVDEGRQLFESMNLSFGLVPKVEHYSCMVDLCARAGLLYEAWDLIKKMPGKPDEIVLGSLLGACQRRRNADVGERVIQLFLEMELSNSGNYVISSKIYANMRRWDDSAKMRVLMRQCGVSKTPGCSWIDIGAHVHEFHAGDSLHHHSVNIYQLLNEEMKREGYIPNIGCI; encoded by the exons ATGCTATGCCTGTTGTGTCCGGAGACAGTAGCAAACGCTGCCTTAGTTATATGTTTTGGAAGTGTAAGCAAAGTCGAGTTCCATAAAACAATGCTCAAGACAAGACCTACCTCTTTTCTACCCCCCTACCATCTCCCTCTTTCAAACCTCAACTTCCAAACCCAAAAAGAACATCATCAAACCTTAACTGAAAAGCTTTTGTCTCTGATAAAACAATGCAAATCCAAAAACCTATTAAAACAAATCCACGCACAAATGCTTATAAACTCAATACCAAAACCCAATTTCCTTCTTTCCAAAATCATTGACCTCAAAGACTTGGCCTATGCATCCCTTGTTTTTAATCAACTCACCAAACCCAATATTTATGCCTTCAATGTCATGCTTCGTGGGTTAGCTACCACATGGAAAAAGTATGATTTTTGTGTTGAATTGTATTACAAGCTGAAGTCTTTAGGCCTAAAAGCAAATAATTTTACATACCCTTTTTTGTTTATAGCTTGTGGGAATGTTCGGGGTTTGGTTCATGGAAAGATTGGTCATTGTCTGGTGTTTAAGGCTGGTTTGGATGGTGATGAGTATGTGAATCATTCTTTGATTACGATGTACGCAAGGTGTGGTGAAATGGGTTTTGCACGgaaggtgtttgatgaaatgggTGACAGAGACTTGGTGTCGTGGAATTCGATGATTTCAGGGTATTCTAAGATGGGTTTTACTAAAGAGGCAATTGGGTTGTTTATGGAAATGAGGGAGGAGGGGTTTGAGCCAGATGAGATGACGTTGGTGAGTGTTCTTGGGGCGTGTGGGGATTTGGGGGATTTGGGTTTGGGGAGATGGGTGGAGGGGTTTGTTTTGGAGAAGAAGATGGAGGTAAATTCGTATATGGGGTCTGCTTTGATTGACATGTATGGTAAGTGTGGGGATTTGATATCTGCGAGGAGAGTCTTTGATTCGATGCCAAACAAGGATGTTGTCACCTGGAATGCCATTATCACAGG GTATGCACAGAATGGAGCTTCCAACGAAGCAATTGTCCTATTCAATGGAATGAGAGAGGCAGGTCCTCATCCAGATAGAGTCACAATGATTGAGGTATTGTCTGCATGTTCCACAATAGGGGCCCTTGATTTGGGGAAATGGGTTGAGACACATGCATCAGAAAAAGGTTTACAGCACGATGTCTATGTTGCGAGTGCATTAATTGATATGTATGCAAAATGTGGGAGCTTGGATGATGCAGTCAGGGTTTTTGAGAGCATGCCCCATAAAAATGAGGTTTCATGGAATGCCATGATTTCAGCTCTTGCTTTCCATGGGCAGGCCCAGGAAGCTTTGTCATTATTCAGGCGCATGTCAAAGGATAATGGCACTGTTCAGCCTAATGACATCACTTTTATAGGAGTACTCTCTGCATGTGTGCATGCCGGGTTAGTTGATGAGGGCCGCCAATTGTTTGAATCAATGAATTTGTCATTTGGATTGGTCCCAAAAGTCGAGCATTATTCTTGCATGGTTGATCTTTGTGCGCGTGCAGGACTTCTGTACGAAGCTTGGGACTTAATCAAGAAGATGCCTGGAAAACCAGATGAAATTGTGTTGGGGTCATTGCTTGGTGCCTGTCAGAGGCGTAGAAATGCAGATGTTGGTGAAAGGGTCATTCAATTGTTTCTAGAGATGGAGCTATCAAATTCAGGAAACTATGTTATCTCATCTAAGATATATGCAAATATGAGAAGGTGGGATGATTCTGCAAAGATGAGGGTGTTGATGAGGCAGTGTGGTGTCTCTAAAACCCCTGGCTGTAGCTGGATTGACATTGGAGCTCATGTTCATGAATTTCATGCTGGTGACAGCTTACATCATCATTCGGTGAACATATACCAACTGCTGAATGAGGAGATGAAGAGAGAAGGTTACATTCCAAATATTGGTTGCATATAA